A genome region from Musa acuminata AAA Group cultivar baxijiao chromosome BXJ3-5, Cavendish_Baxijiao_AAA, whole genome shotgun sequence includes the following:
- the LOC103983618 gene encoding uncharacterized protein LOC103983618 — protein sequence MSLPFQQQQQLPPPPVYAYRSHGGSVGPVIAVLAAIAVLGVIAGILGRLCSGRTIMGYGHYDLEGWVERKCASCIDGRLEAPPQPRRPSANATGGSLPSPSAAAPQAKQSERRPDAPAGAAES from the coding sequence ATGTCGCTCCCgttccagcagcagcagcagctgccgccgccgccggtgTACGCGTATCGATCCCACGGCGGGTCCGTCGGGCCGGTGATCGCCGTGCTGGCGGCGATCGCCGTGCTGGGAGTGATCGCAGGCATCCTGGGCCGGCTCTGCTCCGGCCGGACCATAATGGGGTACGGGCACTACGACTTGGAAGGGTGGGTCGAGCGGAAGTGCGCCTCCTGCATCGACGGGAGACTGGAGGCGCCGCCCCAGCCGCGGCGGCCGAGCGCCAACGCTACCGGGGGAAGCCTGCCGTCCCCGTCCGCAGCGGCGCCGCAGGCCAAGCAGTCGGAACGGCGGCCGGACGCCCCAGCGGGGGCGGCGGAGTCGTGA
- the LOC135638046 gene encoding uncharacterized protein LOC135638046 produces the protein MASAVKSLVQSLKRYFKKPWEITGPCSDPEYRSALPMATEYRRFCPATAPAKACIPTCEPETVFDIKYYTRDRRRNRPPVRRTVIRKADVERIMTAKTFGPDDFPKVYLTERVEEDYDARGGGYQK, from the coding sequence ATGGCGTCCGCTGTCAAATCCCTCGTGCAATCGCTCAAGAGGTACTTTAAGAAGCCATGGGAGATCACCGGGCCCTGCTCCGATCCCGAGTACCGGAGCGCCCTCCCCATGGCCACCGAGTACCGCCGTTTCTGCCCCGCCACCGCGCCCGCCAAGGCCTGCATCCCTACCTGCGAGCCCGAGACCGTGTTCGATATCAAGTACTACACGCGTGATCGCCGCCGTAACCGCCCCCCCGTCCGCCGGACCGTCATCAGGAAGGCCGACGTTGAGCGGATCATGACCGCCAAGACCTTCGGTCCCGACGATTTCCCCAAGGTCTACCTCACAGAAAGGGTGGAGGAGGACTACGACGCTCGCGGCGGCGGGTACCAGAAATAA
- the LOC135583269 gene encoding ninja-family protein AFP3-like: MEEEVAARVTCCPRDFLRRFGGGGREELAEAKMGELSEAELSLGLSLGGCSGMEPEERCFLRSSSIDTLSAFPPRATAPLARTCSLPADSEEEQRKRKELQSLKRLEAKRKRSEKMRSKAGTTDGKDEILEEEMGHPAVGGATDGVVPPLPPTLARKARAQMVDVTPETQVSVGSQGSGCSGCVSDFDCPPKHGFGVAGKNHHRDVRSQSAMNPTTSLIRKRVTFGEEEDDRPRKSAGHGTAKGVTRDMMRDMPFVSTRGDGPSGRRIEGFLYKYREGEEVRIVCVCHGRFLTPAEFVKHGGGGDVAHPLRHIVVNPSPSALLH, encoded by the exons ATGGAGGAAGAGGTTGCGGCTCGGGTAACGTGCTGCCCGAGGGATTTCTTGAGGCGCTTCGGCGGTGGTGGCAGAGAGGAGCTTGCGGAGGCCAAGATGGGGGAGCTCAGCGAGGCTGAGCTCAGCCTCGGCCTCTCCTTGGGCGGGTGCTCTGGGATGGAGCCGGAGGAGAGGTGCTTCCTTCGGTCGTCGTCGATCGACACGCTCTCCGCGTTTCCGCCCCGCGCCACGGCGCCTCTCGCGAGGACGTGCTCGCTGCCGGCGGACTCCGAGGAGgaacagaggaagaggaaggagctgCAGAGCCTGAAGAGGCTGGAGGCGAAGAGGAAGAGGTCGGAGAAGATGAGATCGAAAGCCGGGACGACGGACGGCAAAGATGAGATTTTGGAGGAGGAGATGGGCCACCCAGCTGTGGGTGGGGCGACCGACGGCGTGGTTCCTCCCCTGCCGCCGACGTTGGCGAGGAAGGCCAGAGCTCAGATGGTTGATGTCACACCGGAAACCCAAGTCTCCGTCGGGTCTCAGGGCAGTGGCTGCTCCGGCTGCGTCTCCGACTTCGATTGCCCACCGAAGCACG GGTTCGGCGTCGCCGGAAAGAACCACCACCGGGATGTCAGGAGCCAATCGGCGATGAATCCCACCACGTCACTGATCAGGAAACGTGTCACGTTCGGCGAGGAGGAGGATGACAGACCACGCAAGTCTGCTGGCCATGGCACGGCAAAAGGAGTCACGAGGGACATGATGCGAGACATGCCGTTCGTCTCCACCAGAGGAGATGGGCCGAGCGGGAGAAGGATCGAAGGGTTCCTCTACAAGTACAGGGAAGGTGAGGAAGTGAGGATTGTGTGCGTGTGTCATGGCAGATTCCTCACTCCCGCCGAGTTCGTGAAGCACGGCGGAGGTGGAGACGTGGCTCACCCGCTCCGGCACATTGTGGTCAACCCCTCTCCCTCGGCATTGCTGCATTGA